The stretch of DNA GAAAAAGCAATGACATCAcagattaaacatttaaaatcctCAGCaacttttttttggcttaaacaaGAACCATGTCTGCACACTCACTTACTTTTTGGTTGATATTGGAAAtcattatagtaaaaaaaaaaaactctgaataAAACATGCTGAGAGACAGAACCTATGAaccttacattttcatttcatcaaatggcattgtttttttAAGGCTTAACTCTATGAGCCCAACCAGCAGTACTATGAATAAGAAGGCTCTCTTTACATGGCCCCTCAAATGGACTGAAAGTCTCTTGAGCCAGACAGCCATATGGAGACAGGAAGGTTATTGTAAGTTACCTTTCATACAAGGACCTTTGTCACCTGAACTTTTTAAGTAAAGCAAATCTTGTGCTTTATATTCCTAACTATGGAAGAATGTTCTGCACTCAAAATTTCTTTATTCTAGAAAGAGAATATCACTGATTACTAAGAAGCATTTACCTAGCAACCTATCTATTCCTCCAGATAGCAATGTAAAGAAAACATGAAACATAACTGACCCCATTTAGTCATTCTTATCCTCATCTCTCAGTTCAGTCCTAGAAAACATACTGTTTAGATAAATCAAATCACTAAGGTGCTGTTAAGTCTCATGTCAGCTGcaactgcaaatattttttatttggtagGGTAATACCCTCTGCAGGAAAGTAGGAATTTTAAAAGGCAGCTTATATTCCGTGAATCACTTCTGTAgatttattatcaaatatttcatGGGATTTGGATATGGAATCGAATtgcagtattaaaaaaataaattcaaaactacTATTTCTTTACAGCTATAAGACCTAATCTTTAATGTTCTCTTAAAAGCAGAAAGataacaaagggaaaaatgttGCTGGTGTTGTCAAAGCAAACTCCATTTAACAGTGGTGatacccttgggcttccctggtggcccagtggttaagaatctgcctgctactgcaggaggggacacaggttcgagctgtggtaccggaagatcccacatgccgcggagcaactgagcccgtgcgccacaactactgagcctacactctagagcccacgagccacaactactgagcctgcgctctggagcccacgagccacaactactgaagcccacacgcctagagcccgtgctccgcaaaaagagaagccaccacaatgagaagcccgcacactgctcgccataactagagaaagcccatgagcagcaacagACACCCaatatgcagccaaaaaataaaattaattttttttaaaaagtaaaagattaaaaactgGTGATACCCAAGTAAACTGTCAAAGACATTACTGACAGCAACAGAGTAGGACTGACACACCAGTGCATAAATCAGCAAGGCCCAACCTACCAACTCAGTTACATCTGAAGAATTTACTTGTCACTTTGGTGGGGAGAAAGCATTAAGATAGAATTCATATCTAAAAGTCAATACTacttaaagcaaatataaattaaagaagCCCTGTCACCATCCACAGGTTTGTCTCCTAAAATTTTAGGCACAAAATAATCTATAACACTGACATCCATCTTCATTTTCAGAAGAGGGCAAGGGAAGGAGACAACTATTGCATAAACTCACaagttaccttttaaaattaagacataCCAATTTTGCAACAAATGTAGAAAAGTACTtatagaagagggaaaaaagctTCATTTATTGTAAAGTCAGGTAAACGTAGGTACACAGCCCAGTATCATACATTTATAGTTCATTCACAGGTTACCTTTGGCGTAACTTATTGGGTTCCATGATAAGGGTCTAAAATGCTTCTAGATTGAATTTAAGATTTTCTAGATCTAGAGGGCTAAAGGGACATTGATCCATTGCTGTCAAAAttcaatgagaaataaatgttaacgtgtgtgtttaatttccatCTAAACTTTCTATTCAATagctcttaaaaaatttttaaaccccTGCATCATTTCTAAAAGGATTAAGGCAAACtgcttttttttgaattttgttaaaattcaaaacaaagctTTTTCAAAAGATCTAAATGAAACTTCTGTACACAAATTTGTTTAAAACTCTCAGGATCACAAAACTGCTATTGCCAACTATAGACTTCAGTTACTCTAGGTAGATAAAACATATTCTCCCTTCTTTTAAAGACGAAAATAAAATGGCTAGATCagttttctattattaaaaagcTGTGAACCTGGTAACGTGTGTTATAGTATAGTCTCTCAATACGATGATTAGTCCTTATATCTTACTTGCCTATGTATGCATTATGTTGTTTtcccaaaaaaagcaaaaaaaaagaacaaaaaaaaaaacagatccagTGGGAGAAAgaatgtttaataaatggtattgAAAGAAATAGATATCTCtgtttggaataaaaataaaattagatcctTATACCTTGTACCatgtagaaaaatacatatattactGATGGAtttaagagtaaaaaataaaaatgcaagtaCCCAAAATTCTACATACAATTTTAGGGAGTTCACAGACTCCCTAAAGCCCATCTGTGGATCTCAGATTACCTAGAAGAGGAACTGTTAATCATAACTTCTATTAAAATTTCAATGCCAAATGCCAGGTGTGTTTTCAAGATCAAGTCACATGCAACAAATGAAGATGAACACATTAACTCATTGTTGTAACTTTATAAAATCTCCAAACTGGAACCAGAAACAGAGGCATGTCAATACAAATGgacaatgacttaaaaaaaaaaaaaaccagtttaaATAAGTTTGAGTGCATATTGTACAAGTGTATCCATATGTCTGTTAGCctttcagaaatataaaatcagCTAAATCTGTAGtacttaaaatttaatatatgcaATGTTATTCTCAAACTTgattaaaatacttaataaatacaAGTTATGTTTAATACGAATAACTGCAACATACTTAAACATCTAAACATATAATAGGAATTCTATAATATTAAAATGCAATACTTTCACCTGCATTAATTTCATACACAATGGAAAAATACTTGCAGATAATTAGCATTaagaatgcaaatatattttcactgtggaagaaaaataagattagaaatgataTATTTATGTAATCTACAAGAAAGCTGTAGATAGTCTACATTATgatattctatttaaaatgaaagcaattcAATATTTAAGTTTACAACAAATTTACTCAAGGCAAAATTTATTACAGGACAGGATATTGAATCAAAGTAAGCAAGGCAACATTAGATGAAccattttagttctttttaaaaatgaagtgtaGCTTTGAAGTTGTAATAAAGGTAAACATAAATTCTAACAtgctcttctcttcttataaatgGGATGATGTAGAAAAGCAAAGCTTCAATGTATAGGGATTGGAACcatctgtaaaaattaaaaaacaaagttaatagTTCCCTTAAACTTTCATGATTACCTTGAGTTAGCGGAAtaaattattgggttggccaaaaagttcattcaggtttttccgtaacatcttacagaaaaacccgaatgaactttttaaCTGACCCAATATTTCACCTTTTTATAGTActggaagaaggaaaatttttaTGTAAGGTAAGGGCAAGATTTCTTTTGTTCATACCTCCTAGcaggtaagctccatgaaggccgGAACTTTGTCCATTTTTACATTCCTATTGTTCTAAACATTATTTGACACATAGGAGGCTCCCACAATCTTTTTTTAGTGAATTAGACATTACAGATAAATAGTATCAGGATTAGGCTTATCTAAGTCCATCAGCAAAACTACTTTGCAGAAAATATTACCAATGGTAATTACTCTATAAAAGTTAATTCAAATATAGCTTGGGAAATGGGTTAAGACTGAAATGTTTAAGAAGATATCAATGAGCTGAAAAAGTTCCAGGAGAGCAAGTATTAAATCTCTGATCATCAACGGggcatatgaattttaaaattgctaaaaaaaaaaaaaaaaggtataatcCACAAAAGTACTTCCATTTTATACATTCCTCTTTAACTTTTCAGAACAGGCAGAAATAATTCTGGTATCTTAATGTAccagaattttagttttaaaagttattgctcctgggcttccctggtggcgcagtggttgagagtccgcctgccgatgcaggggacacaggttcgtgccctggtccgggaagatcccacatgccgtggagcggctgggcccatgagccatggccgctgagcctgcacgtctggagcctgtgctccgcaacgggagaggccacaacagtgagaggcccgcgtaccccaaaaaaaaaaaaaaaaaaaaaggttatcactccttaaggaaaaaaattcctataaaagaaaaagcatatacatcaacaaatatttgcaagaCACCGCagaggataaaaaagaaataattgtacCTGTCTCCAAGGAGTTTGCAAGTCATACACTGTTTTGAATATATctcaaatatacatataaagtcttttaaaattttccatcaaAAATTAAGCGTGACTCactatttaaaatttacttttgtgactaaaggtaaaatgaaaagaggtattcctacttattttttaactttttagtaagaaaattttcaaacataaaaaaaatatatggatcAGTATAATAAACATCCACATAGCTTCAATAATTGTCAACATTTGGCAGTCTTACTTCATCTACCTACTCTCCGCACACTCTTGAGGGgctggaatattttttaatttttttgttgttgttgttgtacgcgggcctctcactgttgtggcctctcccgttgcggagcacaggctccagatgtgcaggctcagcagccatggctcacaggcccagccgctccgcggcatgtgggatcttcccggaccggggcacaaacctgtgtcgcctgcatcggcaggtggactcccaaccactgcgccaccagggaagcccggggctagaatattttaaagcaaatcctagATATGTTATTCCACCCATAAATCCTTCAgtgtgtattcatttttttccccttccacaaTCATTCATCATCACACCTAATAAAATTAATACTATTTTTTCTCctatcatttagaaaaataaagtttcaacACTCTTCAGATCCAAGATCGAAGTGAATTACACAGCACAAACTTCAAAAGTTAAATACTTGAGTGTTCTTTGCACTGTAAAAAAGAGGCCATTTACCATTATAgagagaataaacaaagaaagtgACAGTTTCATttgatacaaattaaaataatgtggaATACCATTTTTCATCTATCATATTGCTAAAATTCAAAGTCTGACAACACTCGGTGTTGGTAAGAGTGTTGGGCAGTTGGCATTTTCATATACCACAGGTGGCAAAGTTGTGTAACCTTTGTAAAGGGCAATCTAGCAACATTTACCAAAATATAAACCTTTTTGCTCTCCACTATGAGGAAACTGCCCTACAAACACAAAACATGCAACTATAAGGATGTTTACTGCACTAATAGAAAAACACAATTGGGAACAACCAGTGTTCATCAGTGGGGAAGtggataaaatgaataaactgtggtacatctctACTAAAAATAGCTActctgtgggggaaaaaaaaacagggtaGCTTTGCACCTGCTGATAGAGAAAACAGCTCCaagatatattaagtgaaaacagCAAGGCACACAATAGTATGTATAGAAGAACCATTttgtgtaagtttttaaaatgtagatatatACATTGGGGaggaggaataaaaggaaaaagaaaggttaGAGGTTATAGAAAGCTTTAACTTTCATTTGTACCAGTATTTACTGTTTGAGTTTTTTAACCATATATATTTATCGCTTTCTTCTAAAAAGATCAACAGGAATTACGGAAgtcagcctccaagatggccccaaTGTTCCCTGCCTCCTACACCGGATCATGGTTGGTCAGTGGGACCACAAGATTACAGCATAAGTGATGGTATGTTACTTCCGGTATTAGGTTACGAAAGACActgtggcttttgtttttttggcctttTGCTCTCATCCTTCTTGAATCACTCATTCGGAAAGAAAAGAGCTACCATGAAATGGCCAATGTGGCTTACTGTCCCTACAAAGAGCCACATGAGTGAGCATGGAAGTGGATCTTCCAGCGCCAGTCATAAGACTTGAAATGACTGCAGATTATAGCTGACGGCAGGCAGCCTCATGAGAGGCTGAACTACCAGCCAGAACTACCCAGCGAAACTGTACACAGATTACTGATCCTCAGAAacagtaagataataaatgttttgctgttttaagctgctaaatactgcaataatttgttacacagcaagaggTAACTAATATAAGAATTATGAGGGTTGTGGGATTtatatgcctttttaaaattcaaacttctctgtattaaaaaacaaccaataaatattacttttaaattatcaACAATGTTTCTGATGGTAACTCCCACTGAATAATTATGACACGATTTTACTTACTTGGAACTCTTATCTGGTAGTGATTTAGTGCTGTGAGGGCTTCTACTGCATCAGTTTTGCATTCCCATTCTAACAGCCCAGAAAGTGTTTTGGCAgaagctaaaacaaaacaaagaaacacaaattcaGTTGTTATTTGCTTATCATCAAATTAACCAGGaaacttaaaaagagaaaatgtgcaCTTACGTTTTGCATCAAACACTTTATATTTGATGAATGTAAGAACTTCATGGTCATTACACAACtgtcaaagaaatgtaaaactcCATTAAAAATACAGCCAAAATAAAGATTCTTACCCTTTTCTCCCcctagaaaaataaactttatggTAGCATTTTAGTTTTGAGTATGGCATGAATGAATTAAATCAAATATGTTTTTAGATTAACAAGGTGCAtgagaaaatcaattaaaatagtGATATCCTATAAGCTACGTATATAATTTTAGTGTTGTACAATAAAAACAAGATTTGTAACTGAAATATATATTCTCAAAGCTGACCAGGGTTTATCGAGTACCTAAGATAGGGAGTAGTGTTCCAGAAAAATCAATTCTTTTCTGAAGCATTTCCTATAGTTAGGGAAAAATGCAGggatatataaaattttgttatgGGTGAGATCTAAGGACATGGTAAAAGAACTTTCTGAATGCAGGACTAAGGGTACCTCATTCTAATTCCAACTCTCAAAACGACTGAGCCACAAAACAACAAAGAGACCAGTGAAGGATGGAGGCCAGAAAAGTATAATGGTCAAAGGATGCACTATATTAAGTACCAAATAAGTAACAGAATACCAATAATATCAAAAGCAGAAGATGAACAGAGCAAGACTTTAAAATGAGGCTaaaacatgatatattttaaaataggaaataggAACATTCTACACAATTTGTATTCCAGTGCCTACCTTTGTGAAGGTCTCTTCTGtgacacacaatggaacattataaTAATGCAGTACACACGAGGGTGGCTGGATTATATTCTTAGATGCTTGGCCAGCACTTGTAAAGCGATTATTTTTGCTCATTGCAAAATCCTTGTAGCTACTTGTACCATCCTCCAGCTCAAATATTTGACTTGGAACAACTGAATGTTGTTTAGACACACTAAAGATCGGAAAGGTAAGAGGTACAGAACATACCTTTGTTAGATAAAAAGCAACAAGTAAGCAGTCTCAAAATGTTAACATAAAGGCCTGTATCAATCTTAACAAAAAAGGCATATGTAGCAATTTACAGTTTcaatatttactaatatttaaatttagtttGAGTTATAATCACTCTTACAGTTTCGACATCacttagaaagaaaaatctattgaatatattttcatattagaaaactttaattaaaaaaacttgcTCATTTTAACATGCTATTTTATGACCATAAAACTAAAACTAGGTATAATATGGAAAATCTAAATTATACGACCCTAAGTGTCTAAAATGACATCACTGTAGCTGCTAGTTTCAGATAttctgaaatggaaattaatGTCTCTAATAAAAGGAtacgtattttttaaatttaccactTAAGATAAATAATTACCAAACGTTAAGTCTTTTCCCAAATAATTTGACATTATTAAGATGTGTGACAGCTCTTTCTACAGCATACTCATCACCCATTTCTACCAGTGCTGTACCAGGAATGGTCTTCATAAATTTTACCTGTAAATACAAAATCCCAAAAAGGTGAACATTTAATTCCCTTTTACAGTAACAGAATTTCTAAAAGGTACTATAGGTGGTTGATATCAAATAAAGAAGATCACCTGGAATCTtaactttattctgctctgctatTAGACATTCTTACCGAAattcaataaagtttaaaagcaagACTACAATTCTATTGTACAGCACACTAAAGAAGAGCATAGGCTTGCCTTGACTCTGCTATTTATTaattgtgtgatttggggcaatttacttcacttctctgagccacagacttccttttaaaatggagataataataacatTTGGCAGGACTcatcaatatttattcattcagtaagtatttattaagtgcctaacACGTTCTAATAAACatactgtgctaggtactggggATTTAATGGCAAACAGACACAGTCTTCTTAAAGTTTATATTCCAGTAGGTAGGtcagaaattttaaagtaaatagtAATTACCAACTATTCACAGTGCATTTATTGCTTTAAGCAATAAACAAGATACTATATAAGAAATAACACAAGATGGCCTTGAGACAGCACTGCCAGTAAGAAGGCTTAGGCAAGGAAGGGGcagtttaaaaaataggcaataCTTCACAAGTTTTCATGACATCTTTGACAGAGCCATACTTATCCTCTTAtattattccaattttagtatataatGCTGTAAGGCTTAGATGGAATAAAGTATGACTATCTTTCAGGATAGTGCCTACACCTTGGAAAGTCCCTAAACAGCTATTAAGTACCACTAACATTAATAACACATtgaacaggacttccctggtggcgcagtggttaagactccacctgccaatgcaggggacacgggctcgagccctggtctaggaagatcccacatgccgcagagcaactaagcccgtgtgccacaactactgagcctgcgttctagagcctgtgagccacaactactgagcccgtgtgccacaactactgaagcccacacgcctagagcccgtgctctgcaacaagagaagccaccgcaatgagaagcccacacaccacaggaAGAGTAGATCCCACTCACTGctactagagaaggcccgtgtgcagcaatgaagacccaacgcagccaaaaataaataaagacctctttgaaaaaaataatgaataaaaaaataaacaaaacatcacAGATCTGGGGAAACCATAGAGTTATCTGGTGAAAATAAAGTTACAATTTTAAAGATCTTCAAAATGtgtgaaatttaaatgttttgctACGTTTTGAGTGTAAGCCTCCAGACAGAAAGTTTTGGACACATTCTATCAAAGTGGATCAACTTCAAATACTGACTGAGGTTAAAGTATGTTGTTCCTCAGAAGATACTAGAACTCTAATATCTGGGAGGCAAATATATGAATCAAAACTCTCCTAAAATTCATAGCTATGGTCAAACTCTGAGACATGTTTATATATACCTAGCTCCAAGAAAGTAACTGCTTTTTCAAAATTCCACAGTTCAACATGTTAAATGTTAGAATATctttgaaatgattaaaaaatatataggctTTATGCCTATAATATGCTAGTAATTGATTAAACTACTTGCTGTTTTGGACTtatattagtaatttaaaaaatatttttagtaccAACATCCTATTCTGATCACTTACctacaaaaaataatttctagaatTCCTACCTAATGAATTTTTAGCTTATGTGGATCACTACTGAAAGAACTTGTGTGTGAGAAGACACACATAtttgcagccttttcagattttcCTACTACATATCCTAGCAAAAGAAGCTCAtataaaatgaaacttaaaataaataataatttttttaaatgagaactcACCTTTTCAATATTTCCATATAAGCAGAATAGGTTGAAGACTCTTGAACAATTCATTTTTAGTTGATGTAATCCACTAACCATTACAACTGAACCAGAGGGATTTCCTCCATGCATGTAAGAGGAAGATGCCTGCGGTAATGGATAGGCAACAAGCTCAGGTGTATCTCGAGAACCCATTCTGTAACGACTTGGTAAAGGTAATAATGGACCATGGGATcctattaaacaaaacaaaacaaaacaaaacacaactttaGCAGACACACTTCACCGCACACAAAAACAAATTCTTAATATTAGCTAGGTTGATGTATATCCAAGGAAAACTCAAACGTATGAATATTCAAATATAACCTGTGGGAATTAACAAAAATCTGTATTTACTGCACCGGATCCAATAAACGCTGACCTGCACACACCTGCATATACCAGGCTTTaagtccttatttttaaaaaacagtagttTAACAAAAAAGTATACAAGATCAGGCTACAAGATAGAGGAGGAATCAGTGTAAAACTTTGGaccactatatataaattatacttcaaaattaaaaaaaaaacttctgccAACATCTTTTggaggaaaatataataaaatctacaGTGAAATCTAGTAAACTATATACAGATATAACAAAAAGAACATCTTTAGTTCCACTGACAAGCTGTCCCCTtgaatatattttactattaatGTACTTGCAGGTTAGTATTTTATTCCCCTGATTATAATTTAGGAAACTAAAACCCTAGATTTAGTTAataacccccccacacacacacatactcagagGTGTCATTATTCAGCAACTTCTATTATTTGAAACAACATCAAgaatccagaagaaaaaaatgcttgagtATCTGAAACTGCTGtcacagaaacacaaacaaaTCCAGCTCTTATACTAAGAATCTTTACTAAGAATCAACTTGCTAACTCTAGAGTAGTTCAAAACAACTTTAATTTATCCTGTTTTCCCATCCATAATAGATTAGAAgtaagaggaaaaacaaagctaGGGTGAATGGAAGAGACGGGAATGAGGGAGTCTGGAGAAACTGTGATACTAAAAGTCTGCACAGGGCACATTTACAGTAGCAAGAAGAGAGGTGTAAGAACTCAGAAGAAGCAACTAAGATGGAGATATGTAACCCAAAACTATAAACCAACATCTTAGACACTCCTGAGTCAGTGATTAGAGAAGCATGCTCTGGGGTGCATGCAACGATTCTCCTGGTGTGCAAGAAACCAATCCAAAAACCCAAgttctttcctcatttctcaAGAATAATATGTAATGTTACTggctttcatttttatgttaGACTAAGGGACACTTGTCATCTACTAGGTGAGTTACTAAGAACTACTATATTTTGGTATCATAGCACATTATTACAGCTTATGTGGACTCCAATTCAGTATTCTAAATATAGCTGCCATTCATAACAACACAGCAACACTACCACCGAGCACACGCAAATATAGTGTAAATTCCTGCAAGTTTATGGAGGCATACTTTATCAATACATCATCATCAGTGTTGCCTTAAATTGGTCATGGTTTTCAACTGTTCTTATTGCTGGTAATCTAGTTTATCAAGACAATCAATATAGCTCATGATGAGTTACTTGTAATTATGTATTTTGGCCTCTAATTTAGACTATTATACATATACTGGGGTCAAATATCAATCATTCTTACCCTTATTGCAAAAATACTCATGCATATTATACTCCACCCAGCCCTACCCCCACTACTACCATTTGTTAGTACAGTAATGACACTACACTATTATCAGTAAATTTTTTCACAGTAAGTTGAAAAATGTACAGTAGATGGGCAGTGGAAACTTACACTCTGCTTAAGTTGACCAAGGTCCAAAAACTCTTGTAATCTACTGCCATAGGTAACAAATTCAGTGCAAAAGAATACCTGATGTTTGTAATTATGACATTGGGCCACAAGTATTAAATTATGTTACTTACACTATTTAAATTGTTACCTATATTAagaagataagagaaaaaaagtctcTTAAAAGCTTCCTATACTAAATAGTTCATGCAAAATGTTTTGCTgcttcaggttttaaaaaattcacttataTGGAAAAATGCTACATAAACAGCATCTTGAACATTTTGAAGGCCTTTCCCATCTTTGATACTTAAAATATCTTTGGTCCAGGAACCATATCCAAAGATGCTAACAATTAATATAGAAATTTTTCTTGTGCTCAGAGCAAATAAatttgtacattattttttgCCACTTTTCAAATGAGGGCTTCTAGCAGTTCATCTCACATGGCTGGGCTTCCCAAATTAAAAGACCTAAAGAATTCTGAAAGCACAAATTTATACTGCTATAATAAACTATGTGAATCAATTTAATCTATTAAATAAACCTTTTCTATTCCTTCTTTCTCACATACCATTATAAAGGAAAAGCTACCTATGATATGAcactaaaatgcaaataaaccTGTTTTGTTGAACTGCTGATCTGAAGGGATACAGCTGTGATTTGAAGCATTTGTAAAAAGGCTAATATCACAAGCACCCACTGTCATCTTTGCTTTTTCCCCAATTTCCTCACCTTACTTCTCTCCTCAATCAATCTTTATTTGTCACTATCTCCTATATCCTGTTCTGCTTACTTCCCTAGGAAAGTAGAACAGATTTTCCTTAGTTAAATGTTTCAATGGACATAGCTCAGAATGGACGCCCCTACACAATCCCACTATAACCATTCCTCCTCAGCAGGACTCTCCAGAACCTGAATGATCCCTATTTAACAAACATCATTCCAAAGAATTTTACACCTCTCTTTAAGTAagcttacattttaatatttatacacacacgcacatgtgcacgcacgtgaacacacacacactctctaaATAAATAAGGGCATGAAACTGACACAGAACTTCACAATAggcttttagaaaatataaagttcttCTAGGGCATATAACATATTCTTGTTTATgcaatttttcttgtattttattaagTGAAGACAAAACTGAAAAGCCATACTGAGAAAACAGTCTGTGTCAACATTACTACAGTAGAGTTTTGTCCTTCATTTATATGCTCACAGATTTTTCTAACCCCCTTTAGCAGAACATTTAACCAATTTCTGGCCTTAAGCTAACTGCCATGACATATTTACATACTCTACAACTATACTACAAACTTTGATAAGCCATTCTTTTGAAATCCTCCATTATACAATGCACAGTAGATTCCTAATAAGTGTTTCTTCATTGCAGGATCAGAAAACTACTTGTATGaccatatttaatatttactctgTTAAAGAAACAACTAAGAAAAATGATCAAGGAACACATGAAAACGACTGCAGTAAGATTTTCCTTCTATACCACACTTACTGTTTTGACATAACATAGAGATTGTTTCATAATTTCTTCTGCAATATAGACTACCACAGAAACTTgaacaaatacacatacacacaaaaacacacacacacagggttaATAAATTCCTGGAGTTCAAATAAAGACACTAGGGAATAAGCTAAAACTCACAGGTAAGAATGGTCATCAAACATGTacacaatttgaaaatatttcagacaACAGGA from Phocoena sinus isolate mPhoSin1 chromosome 13, mPhoSin1.pri, whole genome shotgun sequence encodes:
- the HNRNPLL gene encoding heterogeneous nuclear ribonucleoprotein L-like isoform X3, which codes for MMMPFKRQALVEFENIDSAKECVTFAADEPVYIAGQQAFFNYSTSKRITRPGNTDDPSGGNKVLLLSIQNPLYPITVDVLYTVCNPVGKVQRIVIFKRNGIQAMVEFESVLCAQKAKAALNGADIYAGCCTLKIEYARPTRLNVIRNDNDSWDYTKPYLGRRDRGKGRQRQAILGEHPSSFRHDGYGSHGPLLPLPSRYRMGSRDTPELVAYPLPQASSSYMHGGNPSGSVVMVSGLHQLKMNCSRVFNLFCLYGNIEKVKFMKTIPGTALVEMGDEYAVERAVTHLNNVKLFGKRLNVCVSKQHSVVPSQIFELEDGTSSYKDFAMSKNNRFTSAGQASKNIIQPPSCVLHYYNVPLCVTEETFTKLCNDHEVLTFIKYKVFDAKPSAKTLSGLLEWECKTDAVEALTALNHYQIRVPNGSNPYTLKLCFSTSSHL